Proteins from a genomic interval of Odontesthes bonariensis isolate fOdoBon6 chromosome 7, fOdoBon6.hap1, whole genome shotgun sequence:
- the lrrc10 gene encoding leucine-rich repeat-containing protein 10, which translates to MWRSSVAGEALRKMGNAVRSVIAFIPSERCQRFLVGDLKEMPLDRTLDLSSLQLRRLPVAACAFDELVKLYLSDNNLSSLPAELQGLRKLQLLALDFNCFEELPAAVCRLPHLSILYLGNNRLYHLPRELGELKELNTLWLETNCFTDFPDVVCELTNLKTLHLGYNQIDSLPEELKHLEELRSIWLAGNLLTEFPPVLLEMHFLAVIDVDRNKIRQFPNLSNLQGLKLVIYDHNPCINAPAVGEGVRRVGRWADSPDDEQEENGTKAVSETTAEVVEVDSEEQHNI; encoded by the coding sequence ATGTGGAGGTCCAGTGTTGCGGGAGAGGCTCTGAGAAAGATGGGCAATGCTGTCCGAAGCGTCATCGCCTTCATTCCCTCTGAGCGCTGTCAGCGCTTCTTAGTTGGGGACCTGAAGGAGATGCCGTTGGACCGAACTCTGGACCTGAGCAGCCTTCAGCTGCGTCGGCTGCCTGTTGCTGCCTGTGCCTTTGATGAGCTGGTGAAGCTTTACCTGAGTGACAACAACCTCAGCAGCCTTCCGGCCGAACTGCAGGGCCTGAGGAAGCTGCAGCTCCTGGCGCTTGACTTTAACTGCTTTGAGGAGCTCCCTGCAGCTGTTTGTAGGTTGCCCCATCTCAGCATCCTTTACCTGGGTAACAACAGGCTGTATCATCTTCCCAGGGAACTGGGAGAGCTCAAGGAACTTAACACTCTGTGGCTAGAGACTAACTGCTTTACTGATTTCCCTGACGTGGTTTGTGAGCTTACAAATCTTAAGACCCTGCATCTCGGTTACAATCAGATAGATAGTTTGCCCGAAGAGCTAAAACACCTGGAAGAACTACGAAGTATCTGGCTTGCTGGGAACTTGCTAACAGAGTTCCCACCAGTATTGCTGGAAATGCACTTTCTGGCTGTCATTGATGTGGATCGGAACAAAATACGTCAGTTTCCAAACCTATCTAACCTGCAAGGCTTGAAACTCGTCATCTATGACCACAACCCCTGTATTAACGCCCCAGCGGTGGGTGAGGGAGTCAGAAGAGTTGGGCGCTGGGCTGACAGTCCAGATGATGAGCAGGAAGAAAATGGGACAAAAGCAGTGAGTGAGACCACAGCTGAGGTGGTGGAGGTCGACTCTGAAGAGCAACACAATATTTAA
- the LOC142383764 gene encoding seipin-like — protein sequence MDEHKDPPQMRQFTGLAGRTTVQTETRGRTVFSWPHTMGGTVGPVLHWLQHVTSVTFHKARRTLFQAAILFCTLILLLWVSIFLYGSFYYSYMPSVSFSTPVHFYYASDCDGPESVLCSFPTANISFMKNEREQVMANGQPYRVSLELEMPESPVNEQLGMFMVKMSCYIRGGQTVSTVGRSTMLHYRSNLLLSLSTLFFSPLLLTGLAEQKQLIEVELFSDYKTNAYQPTVGAVIEILSKRVQIYSSQLRIHAYFTGIRYVLYNFPLTSAVIGVATNFAFLSIIALFGYLQFIWGGLWPPDQVRVKVMMGDNTRIQKRREEARKRIEKENSQRDLAEIGSMNGTYDLQANDTAFESPPEMPSVNPDASESGAEIPDIKEEESHDMAPEEINSLDVANGGLPSQLEETALRQRPGPWMSL from the coding sequence ATGGATGAACATAAAGATCCGCCACAGATGCGACAGTTCACAGGACTCGCAGGAAGAACAACAGTCCAAACCGAGACCAGGGGAAGGACAGTGTTTTCCTGGCCACACACGATGGGGGGTACAGTGGGACCGGTTCTGCACTGGCTGCAGCATGTGACATCTGTGACGTTCCACAAAGCCCGTCGGACCTTATTTCAGGCTGCCATCCTATTTTGTACCCTGATTCTACTGCTCTGGGTGTCCATCTTTCTCTATGGGAGCTTCTATTACTCGTACATGCCGTCTGTGAGCTTCTCCACCCCAGTACACTTCTACTACGCCTCGGATTGTGATGGCCCAGAGTCGGTGCTCTGCTCCTTTCCCACAGCCAACATCTCTTTCATGAAGAATGAAAGAGAACAGGTGATGGCTAATGGTCAACCATACCGAGTATCTCTGGAGCTAGAAATGCCAGAGTCTCCAGTGAATGAACAGCTGGGTATGTTCATGGTCAAGATGTCTTGTTATATCAGGGGTGGGCAGACTGTTTCGACTGTGGGACGGTCCACAATGCTGCATTACCGCTCCAACCTTCTGCTGTCCCTGAGCACTTTattcttctctcctctcctcctgacTGGGTTGGCTGAGCAGAAGCAGCTCATAGAAGTGGAACTCTTCTCAGACTACAAGACAAATGCTTATCAACCCACAGTCGGTGCTGTTATTGAGATCCTGTCCAAACGGGTGCAGATCTACTCCTCTCAGCTCCGTATCCACGCTTACTTCACCGGTATACGATATGTTCTGTACAACTTCCCCCTGACATCTGCAGTGATCGGCGTGGCCACTAATTTTGCCTTCCTCAGCATCATTGCCCTGTTTGGCTATCTGCAGTTCATCTGGGGTGGGCTCTGGCCTCCAGATCAAGTTAGAGTCAAGGTCATGATGGGAGACAACACCCGCATCCAGAAGAGGAGGGAAGAGGCTCGAAAGCGCATTGAGAAGGAAAATTCGCAGAGAGATCTTGCAGAGATTGGATCTATGAATGGGACATATGATTTACAGGCAAATGACACTGCATTCGAGTCCCCACCAGAGATGCCCTCTGTAAATCCTGATGCCTCTGAGTCTGGGGCCGAAATTCCAGATATTAAGGAAGAAGAGTCTCATGACATGGCGCCTGAGGAGATCAACAGTTTAGACGTGGCGAATGGAGGCCTTCCGTCTCAGCTCGAAGAGACAGCACTTCGTCAGAGACCTGGACCCTGGATGAGTCTCTAA
- the fnbp4 gene encoding formin-binding protein 4 isoform X2: protein MGKKSRLAGGAVGRRTILQLSPPGSRGGNPGEREEAPSGSDDEQDGDGHRFVRRTNMKATAMKATEGLSLLGAYEDSDEEDAGDSHRSAGNSQLNQSTDIDSTLANFMAEIDAITTQPSTDDVEDCPSVKNATPPRPEVKTQQPAADNGQKQESPEFEYNTQDSLAGVGVEMGDWQEVWDDNSGCYYYWNTQTNEVSWELPHYLADQVQSLGHYANSTNVNGNGTAHAGYYTEENAAAASAPTTAKETKVKEVIESVVGLTSEEEERRGVAASLLGPLIPSEVKEAEEKWRKRLLKGLDETENSFDSDGESVKPAGSPATPLQESDSALTVQKDLCSKKQSRENSDADEETEEDTMELELALERKKAELRALEEGDGSAGGSSPCSEASQEATASRGVPLKKSRWKAVFPSAASPDSNSRGSELLDNTEMALPKVLESVVEGENKEADDSEDKTGSKPPVKEEVETPELKIGELANTLTSKMEFLGINKKTISNFHLLLLQTETRIADWREGALNGVYLRRRLQEAAEHIKYYELNATPKGWSCHWDREHRRYFYVRDRTGASQWEFPTEEDEDLKGNQGSQTQTPSQGDTKTTSGLAGGFTEPSTYPAAAPPPPPPPPPPQPSESSLLSPSQPPLPDSPPPLPPLPPGSPPPPPPPPDSDGEIMEVEMEMDDDNDDEPPAPGTEEDGSGRPPLPPGSASMKTVESTSPLGRGQKRKAGQANKTITIGSSPILYSQPVATAAPLMSATAYWGVPAVTAPLVPCEPPAPPAPALPPQPPLPPSQPPFEQPGVKAPPIDKTKKSKKDKSKKSKTKMPSLVKKWQSIQKELDEEEKSSSSDEDRDQLNKKNIEEWRQQQLVTGKASKNANFEALPADWRDRVKKRKTMNST from the exons atggggAAGAAAAGTCGCCTTGCTGGTGGAGCCGTCGGTCGAAGAACAATCCTTCAGCTTTCTCCTCCCGGGAGCCGCGGTGGGAATCCCGGAGAGAGGGAAGAGGCGCCCTCGGGCTCTGATG ATGAACAGGACGGTGATGGACACAGATTCGTGAGACGCACAAACATGAAGGCAACAGCGATGAAGGCTACAG AGGGATTGTCCCTGCTTGGAGCCTATGAAGACAGTGATGAAGAAGATGCAGGGGACTCACATCGTTCAGCTGGAAATTCTCAACTCAACCAGTCCACTGACATCGACAGTACACTTGCAAATTTCATGGCT GAAATTGATGCAATCACAACTCAGCCAAGTACAGACGATGTAGAAGATTGTCCCTCCGTTAAAAACGCCACTCCACCTAGACCTGAGGTTAAAACTCAGCAGCCAGCTGCCGATAATGGACAGAAACAAGAAAGCCCGGAGTTTGAGTACAATACTCAGGACTCACTAGCTGGAG TGGGTGTGGAGATGGGAGACTGGCAGGAAGTATGGGACGATAATTCTGGCTGCTACTACTACTGGAACACACAAACCAATGAAGTGTCCTGGGAACTGCCACACTATTTAGCTGACCAGGTGCAAAGCCTGGGACATTACGCAAACAG CACGAATGTCAATGGCAATGGCACAGCCCATGCAGGTTATTACACAGAGGAAAATGCTGCCGCTGCTTCAGCCCCAACGACAGCAAAGGAGACCAAAGTGAAG GAGGTGATAGAGAGTGTTGTAGGCCTTACAAGTGAAGAGGAGGAACGTCGCGGAGTGGCTGCATCCCTCCTCGGTCCTCTAATTCCGTCTGAAGTGAAAGAAGCAGAAGAAAAGTGGAGAAAAAGACTGCTTAAAGGTTTAGATGAGACGGAAAACAGTTTTGATTCTGATGGAGAGAGTGTGAAGCCTGCAGGATCTCCTGCTACACCCCTTCAGGAGTCAGATTCAGCCCTCACTGTCCAGAAAGACCTTTGCAGCAAGAAGCAGTCTAGAGAGAATTCAGATGCTGATGAGGAGACGGAAGAAGACACAATGGAGCTCGAATTGGCTCTGGAGAGGAAGAAG GCTGAGCTCCGGGCACTGGAAGAGGGCGATGGTAGTGCAGGGGGCTCCAGTCCATGTTCTGAGGCTAGCCAAGAAGCCACGGCATCTCGTGGTGTTCCTCTGAAGAAGAGCCGGTGGAAAGCTGTCTTCCCCTCTGCAGCCAGCCCTGATTCAAACAGTAGAGGCTCAGAACTACTTGACAACACAGAGATGG cacttcCTAAAGTTTTGGAAAGTGTTGTGGAGGGAGAAAACAAGGAAGCAGATGATTCTGAGGACAAAACGGGTTCCAAACCACCTGTGAAAGAGGAGGTTGAGACACCAGAGCTGAAG ATTGGAGAACTGGCTAACACCTTAACCAGCAAGATGGAGTTCCTGGGCATCAACAAGAAGACAATTTCTAACTTTCATTTGCTCCTACTCCAAACTGAG ACACGGATTGCTGACTGGAGGGAAGGTGCTCTGAATGGGGTCTATCTTCGCCGCAGGCTGCAAGAAGCTGCCGAACACATAAAATATTACGAACTTAACGCCACCCCTAAAGGCTGGTCCTGCCACTGGGACAG AGAGCACAGGCGGTATTTCTATGTGAGGGACCGGACCGGAGCCTCCCAGTGGGAGTTTCCAACAGAGGAGGACGAGGACCTTAAAGGCAACCAAGGTTCCCAGACACAGACTCCGAGCCAAGGGGATACCAAAACAACGTCTGGGTTAGCTGGTGGGTTTACGG AACCTTCCACGTATCCTGCTGCtgcgccgccgccgccgccgccgccaccACCTCCTCAGCCAAGCGAATCCTCCCTTTTGTCCCCATCCCAGCCACCGCTTCCTGACAGCCCTCCTCCGCTTCCACCTCTCCCCCCAGGctcaccacctcctcctcctcctcctcctgacagCGATGGAGAAATCATGGAGGTtgagatggagatggatgacGATAATGACGATGAGCCACCAGCCCCTGGAACAGAGGAAGATGGCAGCGGGAGGCCTCCTTTACCCCCTGGCTCTGCCAGCATGAAG ACTGTGGAGTCAACAAGCCCTTTGGGGAGGGGGCAGAAGCGTAAAGCTGGTCAGGCTAATAAAACCATTACTATAGGCAGCAGTCCCATTCTCTACTCCCAGCCAGTTGCCACTGCAG CACCTCTTATGTCAGCAACTGCCTACTGGGGTGTGCCAGCTGTCACTGCCCCTTTGGTCCCTTGTGAACCTCCAGCACCACCTGCCCCGGCCTTACCTCCTCAACCACCACTGCCACCATCCCAGCCACCCTTTGAACAACCCGGAGTCAAGGCTCCGCCAATAGACAAGACCAAGAAATCGAAAAAGGATAAG TCAAAGAAGAGTAAGACCAAAATGCCTTCATTGGTGAAGAAGTGGCAGAGCATCCAGAAAGAGCTGGATGAGGAAGAGAAGAGCAGCTCCAGCGATGAAGACAGAGATCAGCTCAACAAGAAGAACATTGAGGAGTGGAGGCAACAGCAGCTTGTGAC AGGAAAAGCATCAAAGAATGCAAACTTTGAGGCACTTCCTGCGGACTGGAGGGACCGCGTCAAGAAAAGGAAGACGATGAATAGCACGTAA
- the fnbp4 gene encoding formin-binding protein 4 isoform X1, producing the protein MGKKSRLAGGAVGRRTILQLSPPGSRGGNPGEREEAPSGSDDEQDGDGHRFVRRTNMKATAMKATEGLSLLGAYEDSDEEDAGDSHRSAGNSQLNQSTDIDSTLANFMAEIDAITTQPSTDDVEDCPSVKNATPPRPEVKTQQPAADNGQKQESPEFEYNTQDSLAGVGVEMGDWQEVWDDNSGCYYYWNTQTNEVSWELPHYLADQVQSLGHYANSTNVNGNGTAHAGYYTEENAAAASAPTTAKETKVKEVIESVVGLTSEEEERRGVAASLLGPLIPSEVKEAEEKWRKRLLKGLDETENSFDSDGESVKPAGSPATPLQESDSALTVQKDLCSKKQSRENSDADEETEEDTMELELALERKKAELRALEEGDGSAGGSSPCSEASQEATASRGVPLKKSRWKAVFPSAASPDSNSRGSELLDNTEMALPKVLESVVEGENKEADDSEDKTGSKPPVKEEVETPELKFQIGELANTLTSKMEFLGINKKTISNFHLLLLQTETRIADWREGALNGVYLRRRLQEAAEHIKYYELNATPKGWSCHWDREHRRYFYVRDRTGASQWEFPTEEDEDLKGNQGSQTQTPSQGDTKTTSGLAGGFTEPSTYPAAAPPPPPPPPPPQPSESSLLSPSQPPLPDSPPPLPPLPPGSPPPPPPPPDSDGEIMEVEMEMDDDNDDEPPAPGTEEDGSGRPPLPPGSASMKTVESTSPLGRGQKRKAGQANKTITIGSSPILYSQPVATAAPLMSATAYWGVPAVTAPLVPCEPPAPPAPALPPQPPLPPSQPPFEQPGVKAPPIDKTKKSKKDKSKKSKTKMPSLVKKWQSIQKELDEEEKSSSSDEDRDQLNKKNIEEWRQQQLVTGKASKNANFEALPADWRDRVKKRKTMNST; encoded by the exons atggggAAGAAAAGTCGCCTTGCTGGTGGAGCCGTCGGTCGAAGAACAATCCTTCAGCTTTCTCCTCCCGGGAGCCGCGGTGGGAATCCCGGAGAGAGGGAAGAGGCGCCCTCGGGCTCTGATG ATGAACAGGACGGTGATGGACACAGATTCGTGAGACGCACAAACATGAAGGCAACAGCGATGAAGGCTACAG AGGGATTGTCCCTGCTTGGAGCCTATGAAGACAGTGATGAAGAAGATGCAGGGGACTCACATCGTTCAGCTGGAAATTCTCAACTCAACCAGTCCACTGACATCGACAGTACACTTGCAAATTTCATGGCT GAAATTGATGCAATCACAACTCAGCCAAGTACAGACGATGTAGAAGATTGTCCCTCCGTTAAAAACGCCACTCCACCTAGACCTGAGGTTAAAACTCAGCAGCCAGCTGCCGATAATGGACAGAAACAAGAAAGCCCGGAGTTTGAGTACAATACTCAGGACTCACTAGCTGGAG TGGGTGTGGAGATGGGAGACTGGCAGGAAGTATGGGACGATAATTCTGGCTGCTACTACTACTGGAACACACAAACCAATGAAGTGTCCTGGGAACTGCCACACTATTTAGCTGACCAGGTGCAAAGCCTGGGACATTACGCAAACAG CACGAATGTCAATGGCAATGGCACAGCCCATGCAGGTTATTACACAGAGGAAAATGCTGCCGCTGCTTCAGCCCCAACGACAGCAAAGGAGACCAAAGTGAAG GAGGTGATAGAGAGTGTTGTAGGCCTTACAAGTGAAGAGGAGGAACGTCGCGGAGTGGCTGCATCCCTCCTCGGTCCTCTAATTCCGTCTGAAGTGAAAGAAGCAGAAGAAAAGTGGAGAAAAAGACTGCTTAAAGGTTTAGATGAGACGGAAAACAGTTTTGATTCTGATGGAGAGAGTGTGAAGCCTGCAGGATCTCCTGCTACACCCCTTCAGGAGTCAGATTCAGCCCTCACTGTCCAGAAAGACCTTTGCAGCAAGAAGCAGTCTAGAGAGAATTCAGATGCTGATGAGGAGACGGAAGAAGACACAATGGAGCTCGAATTGGCTCTGGAGAGGAAGAAG GCTGAGCTCCGGGCACTGGAAGAGGGCGATGGTAGTGCAGGGGGCTCCAGTCCATGTTCTGAGGCTAGCCAAGAAGCCACGGCATCTCGTGGTGTTCCTCTGAAGAAGAGCCGGTGGAAAGCTGTCTTCCCCTCTGCAGCCAGCCCTGATTCAAACAGTAGAGGCTCAGAACTACTTGACAACACAGAGATGG cacttcCTAAAGTTTTGGAAAGTGTTGTGGAGGGAGAAAACAAGGAAGCAGATGATTCTGAGGACAAAACGGGTTCCAAACCACCTGTGAAAGAGGAGGTTGAGACACCAGAGCTGAAG TTCCAGATTGGAGAACTGGCTAACACCTTAACCAGCAAGATGGAGTTCCTGGGCATCAACAAGAAGACAATTTCTAACTTTCATTTGCTCCTACTCCAAACTGAG ACACGGATTGCTGACTGGAGGGAAGGTGCTCTGAATGGGGTCTATCTTCGCCGCAGGCTGCAAGAAGCTGCCGAACACATAAAATATTACGAACTTAACGCCACCCCTAAAGGCTGGTCCTGCCACTGGGACAG AGAGCACAGGCGGTATTTCTATGTGAGGGACCGGACCGGAGCCTCCCAGTGGGAGTTTCCAACAGAGGAGGACGAGGACCTTAAAGGCAACCAAGGTTCCCAGACACAGACTCCGAGCCAAGGGGATACCAAAACAACGTCTGGGTTAGCTGGTGGGTTTACGG AACCTTCCACGTATCCTGCTGCtgcgccgccgccgccgccgccgccaccACCTCCTCAGCCAAGCGAATCCTCCCTTTTGTCCCCATCCCAGCCACCGCTTCCTGACAGCCCTCCTCCGCTTCCACCTCTCCCCCCAGGctcaccacctcctcctcctcctcctcctgacagCGATGGAGAAATCATGGAGGTtgagatggagatggatgacGATAATGACGATGAGCCACCAGCCCCTGGAACAGAGGAAGATGGCAGCGGGAGGCCTCCTTTACCCCCTGGCTCTGCCAGCATGAAG ACTGTGGAGTCAACAAGCCCTTTGGGGAGGGGGCAGAAGCGTAAAGCTGGTCAGGCTAATAAAACCATTACTATAGGCAGCAGTCCCATTCTCTACTCCCAGCCAGTTGCCACTGCAG CACCTCTTATGTCAGCAACTGCCTACTGGGGTGTGCCAGCTGTCACTGCCCCTTTGGTCCCTTGTGAACCTCCAGCACCACCTGCCCCGGCCTTACCTCCTCAACCACCACTGCCACCATCCCAGCCACCCTTTGAACAACCCGGAGTCAAGGCTCCGCCAATAGACAAGACCAAGAAATCGAAAAAGGATAAG TCAAAGAAGAGTAAGACCAAAATGCCTTCATTGGTGAAGAAGTGGCAGAGCATCCAGAAAGAGCTGGATGAGGAAGAGAAGAGCAGCTCCAGCGATGAAGACAGAGATCAGCTCAACAAGAAGAACATTGAGGAGTGGAGGCAACAGCAGCTTGTGAC AGGAAAAGCATCAAAGAATGCAAACTTTGAGGCACTTCCTGCGGACTGGAGGGACCGCGTCAAGAAAAGGAAGACGATGAATAGCACGTAA
- the fnbp4 gene encoding formin-binding protein 4 isoform X3, translating to MGKKSRLAGGAVGRRTILQLSPPGSRGGNPGEREEAPSGSDDEQDGDGHRFVRRTNMKATAMKATEGLSLLGAYEDSDEEDAGDSHRSAGNSQLNQSTDIDSTLANFMAEIDAITTQPSTDDVEDCPSVKNATPPRPEVKTQQPAADNGQKQESPEFEYNTQDSLAGVGVEMGDWQEVWDDNSGCYYYWNTQTNEVSWELPHYLADQVQSLGHYANSTNVNGNGTAHAGYYTEENAAAASAPTTAKETKVKEVIESVVGLTSEEEERRGVAASLLGPLIPSEVKEAEEKWRKRLLKGLDETENSFDSDGESVKPAGSPATPLQESDSALTVQKDLCSKKQSRENSDADEETEEDTMELELALERKKAELRALEEGDGSAGGSSPCSEASQEATASRGVPLKKSRWKAVFPSAASPDSNSRGSELLDNTEMALPKVLESVVEGENKEADDSEDKTGSKPPVKEEVETPELKFQIGELANTLTSKMEFLGINKKTISNFHLLLLQTETRIADWREGALNGVYLRRRLQEAAEHIKYYELNATPKGWSCHWDREHRRYFYVRDRTGASQWEFPTEEDEDLKGNQGSQTQTPSQGDTKTTSGLAEPSTYPAAAPPPPPPPPPPQPSESSLLSPSQPPLPDSPPPLPPLPPGSPPPPPPPPDSDGEIMEVEMEMDDDNDDEPPAPGTEEDGSGRPPLPPGSASMKTVESTSPLGRGQKRKAGQANKTITIGSSPILYSQPVATAAPLMSATAYWGVPAVTAPLVPCEPPAPPAPALPPQPPLPPSQPPFEQPGVKAPPIDKTKKSKKDKSKKSKTKMPSLVKKWQSIQKELDEEEKSSSSDEDRDQLNKKNIEEWRQQQLVTGKASKNANFEALPADWRDRVKKRKTMNST from the exons atggggAAGAAAAGTCGCCTTGCTGGTGGAGCCGTCGGTCGAAGAACAATCCTTCAGCTTTCTCCTCCCGGGAGCCGCGGTGGGAATCCCGGAGAGAGGGAAGAGGCGCCCTCGGGCTCTGATG ATGAACAGGACGGTGATGGACACAGATTCGTGAGACGCACAAACATGAAGGCAACAGCGATGAAGGCTACAG AGGGATTGTCCCTGCTTGGAGCCTATGAAGACAGTGATGAAGAAGATGCAGGGGACTCACATCGTTCAGCTGGAAATTCTCAACTCAACCAGTCCACTGACATCGACAGTACACTTGCAAATTTCATGGCT GAAATTGATGCAATCACAACTCAGCCAAGTACAGACGATGTAGAAGATTGTCCCTCCGTTAAAAACGCCACTCCACCTAGACCTGAGGTTAAAACTCAGCAGCCAGCTGCCGATAATGGACAGAAACAAGAAAGCCCGGAGTTTGAGTACAATACTCAGGACTCACTAGCTGGAG TGGGTGTGGAGATGGGAGACTGGCAGGAAGTATGGGACGATAATTCTGGCTGCTACTACTACTGGAACACACAAACCAATGAAGTGTCCTGGGAACTGCCACACTATTTAGCTGACCAGGTGCAAAGCCTGGGACATTACGCAAACAG CACGAATGTCAATGGCAATGGCACAGCCCATGCAGGTTATTACACAGAGGAAAATGCTGCCGCTGCTTCAGCCCCAACGACAGCAAAGGAGACCAAAGTGAAG GAGGTGATAGAGAGTGTTGTAGGCCTTACAAGTGAAGAGGAGGAACGTCGCGGAGTGGCTGCATCCCTCCTCGGTCCTCTAATTCCGTCTGAAGTGAAAGAAGCAGAAGAAAAGTGGAGAAAAAGACTGCTTAAAGGTTTAGATGAGACGGAAAACAGTTTTGATTCTGATGGAGAGAGTGTGAAGCCTGCAGGATCTCCTGCTACACCCCTTCAGGAGTCAGATTCAGCCCTCACTGTCCAGAAAGACCTTTGCAGCAAGAAGCAGTCTAGAGAGAATTCAGATGCTGATGAGGAGACGGAAGAAGACACAATGGAGCTCGAATTGGCTCTGGAGAGGAAGAAG GCTGAGCTCCGGGCACTGGAAGAGGGCGATGGTAGTGCAGGGGGCTCCAGTCCATGTTCTGAGGCTAGCCAAGAAGCCACGGCATCTCGTGGTGTTCCTCTGAAGAAGAGCCGGTGGAAAGCTGTCTTCCCCTCTGCAGCCAGCCCTGATTCAAACAGTAGAGGCTCAGAACTACTTGACAACACAGAGATGG cacttcCTAAAGTTTTGGAAAGTGTTGTGGAGGGAGAAAACAAGGAAGCAGATGATTCTGAGGACAAAACGGGTTCCAAACCACCTGTGAAAGAGGAGGTTGAGACACCAGAGCTGAAG TTCCAGATTGGAGAACTGGCTAACACCTTAACCAGCAAGATGGAGTTCCTGGGCATCAACAAGAAGACAATTTCTAACTTTCATTTGCTCCTACTCCAAACTGAG ACACGGATTGCTGACTGGAGGGAAGGTGCTCTGAATGGGGTCTATCTTCGCCGCAGGCTGCAAGAAGCTGCCGAACACATAAAATATTACGAACTTAACGCCACCCCTAAAGGCTGGTCCTGCCACTGGGACAG AGAGCACAGGCGGTATTTCTATGTGAGGGACCGGACCGGAGCCTCCCAGTGGGAGTTTCCAACAGAGGAGGACGAGGACCTTAAAGGCAACCAAGGTTCCCAGACACAGACTCCGAGCCAAGGGGATACCAAAACAACGTCTGGGTTAGCTG AACCTTCCACGTATCCTGCTGCtgcgccgccgccgccgccgccgccaccACCTCCTCAGCCAAGCGAATCCTCCCTTTTGTCCCCATCCCAGCCACCGCTTCCTGACAGCCCTCCTCCGCTTCCACCTCTCCCCCCAGGctcaccacctcctcctcctcctcctcctgacagCGATGGAGAAATCATGGAGGTtgagatggagatggatgacGATAATGACGATGAGCCACCAGCCCCTGGAACAGAGGAAGATGGCAGCGGGAGGCCTCCTTTACCCCCTGGCTCTGCCAGCATGAAG ACTGTGGAGTCAACAAGCCCTTTGGGGAGGGGGCAGAAGCGTAAAGCTGGTCAGGCTAATAAAACCATTACTATAGGCAGCAGTCCCATTCTCTACTCCCAGCCAGTTGCCACTGCAG CACCTCTTATGTCAGCAACTGCCTACTGGGGTGTGCCAGCTGTCACTGCCCCTTTGGTCCCTTGTGAACCTCCAGCACCACCTGCCCCGGCCTTACCTCCTCAACCACCACTGCCACCATCCCAGCCACCCTTTGAACAACCCGGAGTCAAGGCTCCGCCAATAGACAAGACCAAGAAATCGAAAAAGGATAAG TCAAAGAAGAGTAAGACCAAAATGCCTTCATTGGTGAAGAAGTGGCAGAGCATCCAGAAAGAGCTGGATGAGGAAGAGAAGAGCAGCTCCAGCGATGAAGACAGAGATCAGCTCAACAAGAAGAACATTGAGGAGTGGAGGCAACAGCAGCTTGTGAC AGGAAAAGCATCAAAGAATGCAAACTTTGAGGCACTTCCTGCGGACTGGAGGGACCGCGTCAAGAAAAGGAAGACGATGAATAGCACGTAA